Within Bacillota bacterium, the genomic segment CTGATGCTGCAAACTGCAGCATATTTTTCGAAGACATGCAGGAAGCAGCACATTTCTTGAAAATGTGCTGCAACCGGTAGCGTCGTAGCATCAGATAGCACCGGAGAGTACTAGATAGCATCAGAACCAGACAGTACCAGACCCCCCTCGATGCTGACCCGATCTCGATGCTGACCCGGTTAATACTCGATCCCCTTTCTCGCCCCTACACCCTCTTCATAGGGGTGCTTCACGGCCACCATTTCCGTTACAAGATCGGCGGCTTCGACCACCTCACTAGGCATATCCCGGCCGGTCAGCACCAGCTCCACATGATCCGGCTTCTTCTCGATTAGTCGCAGGAGTTCTGCCAGGGTTATCATGCCTTTATTTACCGCATGGCTCACTTCATCAAGGATCACGATGTCATAATCGCCGTTCAAGAAGTCATCCGTGGCCCTCTGGAGTGCCCTACGGGCGAGCTCTTTTTCAACGTCTCCGGGTTCATCTTTCAGGATGAACCTTCCTGTCCCAAACTGTGTTATAGTGACACGTGGCTCCAGAGGCTCAATACCTCTCACCTCGCCTGTAATCCCGCGCCCCTTTATAAACTGGATGATATCAACCTTGAGCCCCCACCCTGCTGCCCGCAGGGCCAGCCCTAGGGCTGCTGTCGTCTTCCCCTTGCCCGCTCCTGTATAGACCTGGATAAGGCCTCGTTCCAGGCGCTTTTCAGAAGCCCCCCTTCCCCTCCCCCCGATGTCAGCAGGTTCAGATTCCCCCTGTGGCCCGCTTGCAGCTGGCCCGGCTGGTCGCATCCTGGTAGGTTTCATGGCTGCTTTGCCCCTCCCTGCTCTTCCCTTTTATTTTTTAAATCATATCATCAAAGCTTGCGGGTTTCAACCCTCTTGGGGTCTGAGGGCCGGAGAGTCAGGGGCCTGAGTGCTGGAAACCGAGGACCGGGGGTTGGAGGCCAGATAGGGTCAATGGAAGGAATCGAGCCGGTGCTCAGAGAATAATATAATATTCATTCAATTTAAAACGGATAAAACGGATCGGGGCTTCAAGATTAATTGGCGCTGCGACCCGCCACGCCAGCACCCACCCGCAATTCCGCCGGGAGACCTCAGTGGTGGACCCTATAATCAGTCTTGATTTTGAATCAGTTTTGAATCGGTATTAAGTCAGTATTGAGCCAGTATTGAAGCAGCGTTGAAACACTATTGAGCCTGAAGCAGAGCCTATGCAGGGGAGTGAATTAATGACTATGCCCGGAGGCGCGGAAGGAAGACGCATCTTTGACAGCGAACGCGCAACATTCTTCGATACACTGGCGCACACATGGGATGAAAGGGTTCCACCCCGCTACGAGTGTTCTGTACGTAGGGTGATGAAGGCTGCCAGAATCGACCAGGACAGCGTCATCCTGGATGTCGGGACCGGGACCGGGCGCCTGATCCCATACGTACTGGACTGCGGGCCAAAGCAGGTCATCGCCTGCGACATCTCAGCGGAGATGCTTCGTTGCGTGCGCAGGAGATTCCAGCATAACGCGATGGTATCTACCCTCCTGGCAGACGCCCGCGACCTGCCCCTGGGCGATCGAAGCATAGATGTAATAATATGCCACGAAGTATATCCCCACTTCGCGGAGAAGACGGCAGCGGTAAGGGAGCTCTTCAGAGTGGCGCGCCCCGGCGGGAGGTTTATCATAAGCCACTTTGGCGGGCGGGACTTCGTAAACCGCGTTCACCTCGGAGTGAGTTACCCGCTGATAAGGAAGGATATTCTCCCACCGGTCAACGATGTGGCTGCGGTGCTTCGCATAGCGGGATTTACAGTAGAAGAGGCCCTGGACGAGGATGATCTCTACCTGATAGCGACTGTAAAGCCGATTTGATCTATGTGATCCGCGCCTTATGCCCGGCCTTATGCCCGGCTTTTTATTACTGTCAGCCTCACACCCATGACTTCAGCCGTGACTAAAGCCGACACTAATCAATCGGTTGCCCTGGCTCCGGCCGGGGTAAACTAAAAACACAGCCAGATGAAGAGCTAAAGGCAACAGGTTGAGCATAGAACGGGGGTTTACAGGACAGGTATGGTCAAAAGAAAGGTGAATGTGAATGATACGGACAGGGATACGACCAGGGACGGGGGTGAGAATAGGGACAGAGATAGGGCGACCCGGGCAGTTCAAGCCGCCATCGAGGCCGATGAGGGAATGCGTCCCTATGGGATCAAGGTGGAGGCCCGCGGTGATGACAAGGTGCGAATCTGGGGGGTCGTGGATACCCTCTCGGAAAAGAACCGGGCCGGGGATATAGCTCGAAGCATCCCGGGCATATCTGAGGTGGAGAATGACCTCGCGATCTCCACGGATGGAGAGATCAGCGACTCCGAGGTGGCTTTTGAAGCGCGGGAGGAGCTGGCCGCGGAGCCAGGGGTGGACCTGCGGGGTGTCGGAGTCCAATCTGGGGGTGGGACGGTTATCCTGAAGGGCGAGGTGGAAAGCGAGGGCGAGCGGGAGGCCGCTATGCGGGCAGTATCAAAGGCGCGCGGGGCGAGGATGGTTGTAAGCCAGTTAAAAGACAAAGGGACCGGGCCCAATAGGGGGAATAACGGGGCATAGACTCAGGTATTCGGTTTCGGTCTATCTGGCCGCGAGTCCATGTGCAGGGAGTCCCTGTATGCCCGGGAAGGAGATTTCAATCTGAGCGGAAGGATTTCAGCGCGATCCGTCGAATTATCTTGTCAAATCAAAAGTCAATATCCAAAATAGGTGCCGCGCAGCTGTGCTGTATTGGAGCACGCTTCATGGTCGTCCAGCGCCTGCGCGGAGAATAGGGAATCAGGTGCGAATCCTGAGCAGTCCCGCTACTGTAATCGGCGAGCAGCCTTGCTCGATGCCACGAAGCCACTGGGAGGAAATCCTGGGAAGGCGCAAGGCGGTGGTGATAAACCAGGGCCCAAACGGCCCAGCGATGACCCGGGAGCCAGGAGACCTGCCTATTTGGAGGCACACACCCTTCGCGAGAAAGGGGGGAGCTCACTGGACGATGGTAAAGTCCCAAGCTCGTAGAGATACCAGCCTGGGGCTTATTTTTATGCACGAACTTGCTTCTGAATATAAGTGATCAAAATCTACGAATCGAGATGTTGTAGGAGATCGAGATATATGAGATTATTGAGGAGGTTTTCTAAATGGAGGCAAGAAAGGATTTGAAAACCAGGGGCAATGATTTGCAGGGCTCCGTGGTGCTCAAGAAGATGATCAGGGTAGCCATATTCATTGCATTGAGCGCGATCGGGGGGTTCATCAAGATACCGAGCCCCACCGGCACCGTAGCTCTTGATTCTATGCCAGGCTACCTCGGCGCCCTCATTTGCGGTGGCAAGGAGGGCGCCATAATAGCCGCCCTAGGCCATATCTTCAGCGCAGCAACCGTCGGCTTCCCGATGACGCTCCCTCTTCATTTATTTGTGGCGATCCAGATGGCGGCATATGCCGCGGTCTTCGGCTACGTGGCAAAGCGCATCAATAGCATCGCAGCCGTGGTAATCGGCATACTCCTCAACGGAGTCATTGCGCCGGCGCTCTTCATCCCCCTACCGGGGTTTGGCACAGCATTTTTTGCTGGAATGCTCCTGCCCCTGATTCTTGGTTCCGCGATCAATGTCATCATAGCGGCCATACTATTCGGTGCGCTCAAGGGCGCCAGGGTGATAAGTTAGTCGAAATGCGATAAGCTGACCAACGCTAGCTGGTCGAGATAAGCTGGCTGAGATAACAGCACGGCAGACAACAAGTCGATGGGGCAGATAACAAGTCCTTGAGCGACCGGGCTCGGGTGGAGGGTCGCAGAGTTATGATAAAATCGGTTGAGAAGTGCAGGGATGTAACCATAATCAAGATGCGGGATGGGTCCACACTCGTGATCGCCTGCGATTCGCTCGGCGGGATCGGCCCAAAGGCGGGTGATGCTGTTAAGGTTCCGGGATATGTAGTGGGCCGCTTCACGGCCCGGGTCCCTCTGATGGAAGTCATGGCTACAGGGGCGACCCCGGTCCTCCTTGTGGATACGCTATCCGTGGAGATGGACCCCCTGGGCCTGGAGATTCTGCGCGGAATCCGTGATGAAGTGGCCGCGGCCGGCCTGGAAGGGGCGCTCGAGATTACGGGCAGCACGGAGGAGAACATCGCCACGGTCCAAACGGCGCTCGGGGTGACCGTAATTGGCTCCGCCCCAAACGCCGGAGAATTGAGGATCGGGACATCCAAGCCCCGCGATGTTGTTGTATGTATAGGCATGCCCAAGGTCGGCTGCGAGGTGAGATTGGGCGACCCGGAGCTGGCCGACCCCGGGCTCATCAGGCAGCTCTTGCAGCTTGACTACATCCATGACATCCTGCCGGTGGGGTCGCGGGGTATTGAGTATGAGGCAAATGTCATGGCCGGGACGGCGGGGCTTGGGTTTCGCCTTCTGGGTCGCCTTCTAGGTCGCGCCCCTGCCCCCGCTATGGGGCACCCCCAACCTATAGATTTGAAGAAGTCCGCAGGCCCGGCGACATGCCTGCTCGTATCCATGCCATGGGAACCATGCGAGAACGAACTATGCAGGAATCTCGCCCGCCTCCGGCAGGCTGTATCCAGGCCCGTAACCCCCCTTGGCTTTCTCATCGTGAGTGAGATGAAATCTCATCCCCGGGCATGAGGTTTTTACAGACTTCGGGCGATTGAACGCCCGCCTGCCCCGGGTTAA encodes:
- a CDS encoding ECF transporter S component, which gives rise to MIRVAIFIALSAIGGFIKIPSPTGTVALDSMPGYLGALICGGKEGAIIAALGHIFSAATVGFPMTLPLHLFVAIQMAAYAAVFGYVAKRINSIAAVVIGILLNGVIAPALFIPLPGFGTAFFAGMLLPLILGSAINVIIAAILFGALKGARVIS
- a CDS encoding methyltransferase domain-containing protein, whose amino-acid sequence is MQGSELMTMPGGAEGRRIFDSERATFFDTLAHTWDERVPPRYECSVRRVMKAARIDQDSVILDVGTGTGRLIPYVLDCGPKQVIACDISAEMLRCVRRRFQHNAMVSTLLADARDLPLGDRSIDVIICHEVYPHFAEKTAAVRELFRVARPGGRFIISHFGGRDFVNRVHLGVSYPLIRKDILPPVNDVAAVLRIAGFTVEEALDEDDLYLIATVKPI
- a CDS encoding BON domain-containing protein; the protein is MVKRKVNVNDTDRDTTRDGGENRDRDRATRAVQAAIEADEGMRPYGIKVEARGDDKVRIWGVVDTLSEKNRAGDIARSIPGISEVENDLAISTDGEISDSEVAFEAREELAAEPGVDLRGVGVQSGGGTVILKGEVESEGEREAAMRAVSKARGARMVVSQLKDKGTGPNRGNNGA
- the cobO gene encoding cob(I)yrinic acid a,c-diamide adenosyltransferase, translated to MRPAGPAASGPQGESEPADIGGRGRGASEKRLERGLIQVYTGAGKGKTTAALGLALRAAGWGLKVDIIQFIKGRGITGEVRGIEPLEPRVTITQFGTGRFILKDEPGDVEKELARRALQRATDDFLNGDYDIVILDEVSHAVNKGMITLAELLRLIEKKPDHVELVLTGRDMPSEVVEAADLVTEMVAVKHPYEEGVGARKGIEY